Proteins encoded in a region of the Sulfurimonas marina genome:
- the pstC gene encoding phosphate ABC transporter permease subunit PstC has product MEKIFQKLSLGSASLVLIILIGIFITLFNAAKPAIDEFGLGFIINPDWNTEVVLDQAPLNDTVSDEIIDEDDVMIEDEDDMMLIDEDDMMLDDEVDSKTIYGGLIPIVGTLLSTLIALAFALPIAMGIAVFLSEIAPKNISHVVGIAIELLAAIPSIIFGMWGLYYFAPIVADLVGGYQVSLLTAGLVLGVMVLPFMAAITRDSMNTTPNVLKESAYALGATKFEVIKDIIFPYSKVGIIGSIILALGRALGETMAVAFLIGSIFSLPDAINDPTISIPVAMANNFGEASGLGESALFYLALILFVISFGVISLAKFYFLKKAK; this is encoded by the coding sequence ATGGAAAAAATTTTTCAAAAGCTCTCACTTGGTAGTGCTTCTTTAGTTCTTATCATACTTATTGGGATCTTTATCACTTTATTTAATGCTGCAAAACCGGCTATCGACGAGTTTGGTTTAGGATTTATTATCAATCCTGACTGGAATACAGAGGTAGTTTTAGATCAAGCACCTCTAAACGATACGGTTTCAGACGAGATAATCGATGAAGATGATGTAATGATCGAAGATGAAGACGACATGATGCTTATAGATGAAGATGATATGATGCTTGATGATGAAGTAGATTCAAAAACTATCTACGGTGGACTTATCCCAATTGTAGGTACACTTTTATCGACTCTCATAGCACTAGCTTTTGCCCTTCCGATAGCGATGGGAATTGCAGTATTCTTATCTGAAATAGCACCTAAGAACATCTCTCACGTAGTGGGAATTGCTATTGAACTTTTAGCTGCTATTCCATCTATCATTTTCGGTATGTGGGGACTTTATTATTTTGCTCCGATCGTAGCTGATCTAGTGGGTGGTTACCAGGTTTCACTCCTTACGGCAGGTCTTGTTCTAGGAGTTATGGTTTTACCGTTTATGGCAGCGATCACACGTGATAGTATGAATACGACACCGAATGTTTTAAAAGAATCGGCTTACGCTCTTGGAGCTACAAAATTTGAAGTGATTAAAGATATCATCTTCCCTTATTCAAAAGTAGGAATCATCGGTTCAATCATCTTGGCACTCGGTCGTGCACTTGGTGAGACAATGGCGGTAGCATTTCTTATCGGTTCGATCTTCAGTCTTCCTGATGCTATCAACGATCCTACAATCTCGATTCCAGTTGCAATGGCAAACAACTTTGGTGAAGCAAGCGGTTTAGGTGAGAGTGCTCTTTTTTACTTAGCACTTATCCTATTTGTTATCAGTTTCGGTGTAATCTCACTGGCTAAATTTTACTTTTTGAAAAAGGCTAAATAA
- the pstA gene encoding phosphate ABC transporter permease PstA produces the protein MRLVLNKIFLALSILSALIGLAFLAWILTTLFLKGLSSFHFSLFLNDLVEGGLRNLIIGQLILAGLASLIGIPIGMTAGIYIQEYGRGKYASFIRDLSDIMMSAPSIVIGAFVYAVVVVPTGGTSGYAGSIALAIMMIPVVINTTDSMLSLVPRELREAGIALGASKYKVIIDIVIKAAKVGIMTGILLAFARIIGETAPLLFTSETSNYFTLNLSESFPSLTVSIYDLANEPEESSRDLAWAASFILTVLVLIINLSGRYITRNKK, from the coding sequence ATGAGACTAGTTCTAAATAAAATCTTTTTAGCACTCTCAATCCTCTCAGCATTGATCGGGCTTGCATTTTTAGCGTGGATTTTGACAACTCTTTTCTTAAAAGGTCTGAGTTCATTTCACTTTAGCCTCTTTCTAAACGACTTGGTTGAGGGAGGTCTAAGAAACCTTATCATTGGGCAGTTGATACTTGCAGGCCTTGCTTCACTCATCGGTATCCCTATCGGGATGACGGCAGGTATTTACATCCAGGAGTACGGGCGTGGAAAATACGCTTCGTTTATCCGTGACCTAAGTGACATTATGATGTCTGCACCATCAATCGTAATCGGTGCTTTTGTGTACGCAGTAGTTGTTGTACCAACTGGTGGGACAAGCGGATATGCAGGTTCAATCGCTTTAGCAATTATGATGATACCTGTTGTTATCAATACAACAGACTCAATGCTCAGCCTGGTACCCCGTGAACTTCGTGAAGCGGGAATTGCACTTGGTGCTAGTAAATACAAAGTTATTATCGACATTGTAATAAAAGCGGCAAAAGTAGGTATCATGACAGGTATATTACTTGCATTCGCACGTATTATCGGTGAGACAGCACCGCTGCTTTTCACATCGGAGACTTCAAACTACTTCACACTGAATCTAAGTGAGAGTTTTCCGTCTCTAACGGTAAGTATTTACGACCTTGCAAATGAGCCTGAAGAGTCTAGCCGCGACCTTGCGTGGGCAGCTTCGTTTATACTGACGGTTTTAGTTTTAATCATTAACTTAAGTGGTAGATATATCACAAGAAACAAAAAATAA
- the pstB gene encoding phosphate ABC transporter ATP-binding protein PstB translates to MSIMKIKKFSFTYPGVDHPSLKNINLPIEKNKITALIGPSGCGKSTLLRSMNRIHDLYPGNRYDGKIELLDLETGKYNNILDIKKENEFIKLRQQVGMIFQKPTPFPMSIFDNVAYGLKIAGIKNKTELADRVEVALKGSALWKEVSDRLDKSAMGLSGGQQQRLCIARAVAVKPEVLLFDEPTSALDPISTGAIEELIVELKNEVSIAIVTHNMQQASRISDYTAFMYLGDLIEYDKTETIFLNPAEKQTEDYITGRFG, encoded by the coding sequence ATGTCAATTATGAAAATTAAAAAGTTCTCTTTTACTTACCCTGGAGTTGATCATCCATCACTCAAAAACATTAACCTTCCGATCGAGAAAAACAAGATTACTGCACTTATCGGACCGAGTGGTTGTGGAAAGTCTACACTGCTTCGTTCTATGAACAGAATTCACGATCTTTATCCTGGAAACAGATATGACGGTAAAATTGAACTGCTTGATCTTGAAACAGGAAAGTACAACAATATCCTAGATATCAAAAAAGAGAACGAGTTCATTAAACTTCGCCAACAAGTTGGAATGATTTTTCAAAAACCGACACCGTTTCCTATGAGTATCTTCGATAACGTAGCTTACGGATTAAAAATTGCAGGTATTAAAAATAAAACTGAATTAGCAGATCGTGTGGAAGTAGCTCTTAAAGGCTCAGCACTCTGGAAAGAGGTAAGCGACAGACTTGATAAATCTGCGATGGGTCTCTCAGGAGGTCAGCAGCAACGTCTTTGTATTGCACGTGCGGTTGCCGTAAAACCTGAAGTACTGCTTTTTGACGAACCGACATCTGCACTTGATCCAATCTCTACAGGCGCAATCGAAGAGCTGATCGTAGAGCTTAAAAACGAAGTAAGTATTGCGATCGTTACACACAACATGCAGCAAGCCAGCCGTATTAGTGACTATACTGCATTTATGTATCTTGGTGATTTGATAGAATATGACAAAACAGAGACTATATTCTTAAACCCTGCGGAAAAACAAACTGAAGACTATATTACTGGTCGTTTTGGATAA
- a CDS encoding PhoU domain-containing protein, translating into MLQTFRTSVSEVQEKLTNIGNDLVKANEVIVDAIITCDVDKFNEARSYIKNISSKMNDIDNSIIKILALYTPEARDLRQVVAYFKITNELSRACANTRSFIRGFTDVCDDLGEETINEYAIPMQNSTVRAVKIAVSMINCVDADELRERYEEVLIEENKTDDLYSMIEKNLIKKADMQSGEFEKYHRMLRALRKSEKVAGRAISMASLLLYANLGGELQAS; encoded by the coding sequence ATGTTACAAACTTTTAGAACAAGTGTAAGTGAAGTTCAAGAGAAACTCACAAATATTGGAAACGATCTTGTTAAAGCAAACGAGGTTATAGTTGATGCTATAATTACATGTGATGTAGATAAATTTAATGAGGCACGTTCTTACATTAAAAACATATCTTCAAAAATGAACGATATCGATAACTCGATCATTAAAATCTTGGCACTTTACACACCTGAGGCAAGAGACTTAAGACAAGTTGTAGCTTACTTTAAAATCACAAATGAGCTTTCTCGCGCATGTGCAAACACAAGAAGCTTCATTAGAGGTTTTACCGATGTATGTGACGACTTAGGTGAGGAGACTATCAACGAGTATGCTATCCCTATGCAAAACTCTACAGTTAGAGCGGTAAAAATCGCCGTAAGTATGATCAACTGTGTTGATGCCGATGAACTAAGAGAAAGATATGAAGAGGTTCTTATAGAAGAGAACAAAACTGATGATCTCTACTCTATGATCGAGAAAAATCTCATTAAAAAAGCAGATATGCAAAGTGGTGAGTTTGAAAAATACCATAGAATGCTTAGAGCATTAAGAAAAAGTGAAAAAGTCGCAGGGCGTGCTATCTCTATGGCAAGCTTATTGCTTTATGCAAACCTAGGCGGCGAATTACAAGCTTCATAA
- a CDS encoding ATP-binding protein: MLKFHQIVLRKFLALFFALFFIVGTIVYFWEYDFYIEGSKKSLLQDIELIALQIDNDTNLDLLAQKVKQQLHIRTTIIDANGVVIAESHKDKTKMENHRYRDEVLQADKNSYGYKKRHSETLKLDLIYVVKKYTIEGKILYIRLALELEGIEEKMFQLGLKIFSVLTLFFLAIFFITYKINSQVEKEVSNIISFLKSLTKKQKSTFIKSEYSQEFALITNLLTKVAQIIVKQEKKKSKYTNKLKELNKQKDDIISAISHEFKNPIAIVNGYSQTLLEDQDINPNIRQKFLTKIHNNGIKLSELIDTLRLSLKLDSKQQSLKVSTFNLYELVEDCAENIKINYSGREVLINGARDIEITADKTMLSIVFSNLIENGIKYSEDEVIINFDKQHIEFIDTGIGINEKDLQNITDKFYRVHKNTWNNSLGLGLFLVDTIIKLHNFKLKIKSKENEGSTFSIYFS, from the coding sequence GTGCTGAAATTTCATCAAATAGTACTTAGAAAATTTTTAGCACTCTTTTTTGCTCTCTTTTTTATCGTAGGTACGATTGTCTACTTTTGGGAGTACGACTTTTATATCGAGGGCTCTAAAAAATCACTTCTGCAAGACATTGAACTTATAGCGCTTCAGATCGACAACGATACAAATCTCGATCTGCTTGCACAAAAAGTGAAACAACAACTTCATATCCGTACAACTATTATTGATGCAAATGGTGTAGTTATTGCCGAATCGCATAAAGATAAAACAAAGATGGAAAACCACCGTTACCGTGATGAAGTGCTTCAGGCGGATAAAAACAGTTACGGATACAAAAAAAGACACTCAGAAACACTAAAACTTGATCTCATCTATGTAGTAAAGAAATACACTATCGAAGGGAAGATCTTATACATACGTTTAGCACTCGAACTTGAAGGGATTGAAGAGAAGATGTTCCAACTAGGCTTAAAAATTTTCTCGGTACTCACACTCTTTTTTCTTGCTATATTTTTTATTACCTACAAAATCAATTCTCAGGTTGAAAAAGAGGTTAGCAACATCATCTCTTTTTTAAAGTCTCTGACAAAAAAACAGAAGTCTACATTTATCAAGTCTGAGTATTCTCAAGAGTTTGCACTTATTACAAACCTACTGACCAAAGTAGCGCAAATCATTGTAAAACAAGAGAAGAAAAAGTCAAAATACACAAACAAGCTCAAAGAGCTTAACAAACAAAAAGATGATATCATCTCAGCAATATCGCATGAGTTTAAAAATCCGATCGCCATAGTAAACGGTTACTCGCAAACACTTCTTGAAGATCAAGATATCAATCCAAACATCAGACAAAAATTTTTAACAAAGATCCATAATAACGGTATAAAACTAAGTGAACTGATCGACACCCTGCGCCTATCATTAAAACTTGATTCAAAACAGCAGTCATTGAAGGTAAGCACTTTCAATCTTTACGAGCTGGTAGAAGATTGTGCAGAAAACATTAAGATCAACTATTCAGGACGCGAAGTGCTTATTAACGGTGCTCGCGATATTGAGATCACGGCAGATAAAACAATGCTGAGTATTGTCTTCTCCAATCTTATAGAAAACGGTATCAAATACTCAGAAGATGAAGTTATAATCAATTTCGACAAACAACATATTGAGTTCATCGATACAGGAATCGGTATCAATGAAAAAGATCTTCAAAACATTACCGATAAATTTTATCGTGTCCATAAAAATACTTGGAACAACTCTTTGGGACTAGGTCTATTTTTAGTAGATACAATTATCAAACTCCATAACTTTAAACTGAAAATTAAAAGTAAAGAGAACGAAGGTTCAACTTTTAGTATCTACTTTTCGTAA
- a CDS encoding lysophospholipid acyltransferase family protein, with translation MLDVEQTILKKYPKLKNSKLLKSAVTKFADSLIHQDEINKFMKKNTHLGSYEFIDEVLEYFNFKFFVNDNEIENIPSSGRVVIIANHPLGALDALSLIKLVSKVRKDIKVIANDFLEIFENIKPILINIDVFTAKQKKESIAKVYETLENEGVIIIFPSGEVSRATPTGIKDKKWKKGFLKFAHRSHSPILPIYIGGKNSKTFYSISTLNKKLSTALLPNEMFKQKNNTIEMVIGELIPSENIMPKGIEQSQLIDLYKKHLYGLKSKKHYFQTQKAIAHPEDTKAIKKELKNSQLLGKTKDGKFIYLYSSEDKNSIVINEIGRLREISFRKVGEGINKKRDIDKYDRYYKHIILWDDEDLEIVGAYRIAECSNIIQTLGVDALYTSTLFNYNDSFYPYLDDAIELGRSFVQPKYWGSRALDYLWYGIGAYLKNNPQIRYMYGPVTLSASLPKIAKDMILYFYDKNFGDKEHLVTSKIPYNFKSDKDLTKKLKSEFSSDEYKENFKALKNSLSSIGASVPTLYKQYSELCEDGGIRFCAYNIDPDFSDCIDSFIVVSIDKIKKKQKERYFATQES, from the coding sequence ATGTTAGACGTAGAGCAAACTATACTCAAAAAATACCCTAAACTCAAAAACTCAAAACTGCTTAAATCGGCTGTCACAAAATTTGCAGATTCACTTATCCACCAAGATGAGATCAATAAATTTATGAAAAAAAACACTCACCTTGGAAGTTACGAGTTTATCGATGAAGTTTTAGAATACTTTAACTTCAAATTTTTTGTTAACGATAACGAGATAGAAAACATCCCTTCAAGTGGGAGAGTCGTAATCATTGCAAATCACCCTTTAGGAGCACTTGATGCGCTTTCACTTATCAAACTCGTCTCTAAAGTGCGTAAAGACATTAAAGTGATCGCAAACGATTTTCTAGAGATCTTTGAGAACATTAAACCGATCCTAATCAACATTGATGTCTTCACAGCCAAACAGAAAAAAGAATCTATTGCAAAAGTGTATGAAACGCTTGAAAATGAGGGCGTGATTATTATCTTCCCATCGGGCGAAGTAAGCCGTGCCACACCTACGGGAATCAAAGACAAAAAATGGAAAAAAGGGTTTTTAAAATTTGCCCATAGATCTCACTCCCCTATTTTACCTATCTATATCGGCGGAAAAAACTCAAAAACTTTTTATTCCATCTCTACGCTCAACAAAAAACTCTCAACGGCTCTGCTGCCAAACGAGATGTTTAAACAAAAGAACAACACTATAGAGATGGTTATAGGGGAGTTAATCCCATCTGAAAACATCATGCCAAAAGGGATCGAGCAATCTCAACTTATCGATCTTTACAAAAAACACCTTTATGGTTTGAAATCTAAAAAACACTATTTTCAGACACAAAAAGCGATAGCCCATCCCGAAGATACAAAAGCGATAAAAAAAGAATTAAAAAATTCACAGCTTTTGGGAAAAACGAAGGACGGAAAGTTTATCTATCTCTACTCAAGTGAAGATAAAAACTCCATTGTAATCAATGAAATCGGCCGCCTTCGAGAGATCTCTTTTAGAAAAGTTGGTGAAGGGATCAACAAAAAAAGAGATATAGACAAATACGACAGATACTACAAACATATTATCTTATGGGATGATGAAGATCTCGAAATAGTAGGTGCCTATAGAATTGCAGAGTGCTCAAATATTATACAAACACTCGGAGTTGATGCATTGTATACTTCTACACTTTTTAATTACAACGATAGTTTTTATCCTTACCTTGACGATGCAATAGAGTTGGGGAGAAGTTTTGTACAGCCTAAATATTGGGGAAGTCGTGCATTAGACTATCTTTGGTACGGAATCGGAGCATACCTTAAAAACAATCCGCAGATTCGTTATATGTATGGTCCCGTCACTTTAAGTGCCTCTTTACCGAAGATCGCAAAAGATATGATCCTCTATTTTTACGATAAAAACTTTGGAGATAAAGAGCATTTAGTAACATCGAAAATCCCTTACAATTTTAAAAGCGATAAAGATCTTACTAAAAAACTGAAATCTGAATTTTCCTCTGATGAGTATAAAGAAAATTTCAAAGCTTTAAAAAATTCACTTAGCAGTATAGGTGCAAGCGTACCTACACTTTATAAACAATACAGTGAATTGTGTGAAGATGGCGGAATAAGATTTTGTGCGTACAATATCGACCCGGATTTCTCAGATTGTATCGATAGTTTTATTGTTGTATCTATAGACAAAATAAAGAAAAAACAAAAGGAAAGATACTTTGCAACACAAGAGTCCTGA
- a CDS encoding GGDEF domain-containing protein, whose amino-acid sequence MQHKSPECNLPDDLKKKIELLDIAFQPIVNIHTGKIYAVEALLRNFRDIGCKSIFEVFDMVYKENLLYGFDLALRRKALKKFSKIKNFENLKLFYNLDNRLFEMHNFAPGNTSEILKDLNIKQETICFEISERHEISDKSGMERTLQHYKNANFCIAIDDFGVGYAGYKLLFDSTPDIIKIDRYFLQNIDKDTKKKQMVKSITHLAIELGIKVIAEGVETAEEYLTCKEIGCNFVQGYFVQKPTVDVNEIQKKYHHVIDIIKEDKRKRKGNNLLKYLDKIEPLRSKSSMHKVVDYFKENNNTPMVPVINNNNEPVGIFYESQIKDYLYSPYGMSLLLNENKETSKLKNFIAKCPSTDVRSDISTIIELYSKNGDTNGIIITQNAKYLGFLSASDIIKLMHEENLIAARDQNPLTKMPGNRIVEKTIATISCDKKYLFCYFDLDNFKAYNDKYGFRNGDRIIQLFADILHKHLPQEYFKGHIGGDDFFVSSQDETDGYQQIRNLIEEFENQAKTFYSQEDRERGYIIASDRDGLQKKFELLTVSASLLYVNNVDTSQFSNHINNILSKQKKLAKSDKTKIVASSLL is encoded by the coding sequence TTGCAACACAAGAGTCCTGAATGCAATTTACCTGATGATTTAAAGAAAAAAATAGAATTATTAGACATAGCGTTTCAACCGATTGTCAATATACATACAGGAAAGATATACGCAGTTGAAGCACTACTGAGAAATTTTAGAGATATCGGATGTAAGTCGATTTTTGAAGTTTTCGATATGGTATATAAAGAAAATCTTCTTTATGGTTTTGACTTGGCTCTCAGACGAAAAGCACTCAAAAAGTTCAGTAAAATAAAAAACTTTGAAAACTTGAAACTTTTTTACAATCTTGACAACAGACTCTTTGAGATGCATAACTTTGCACCTGGTAACACAAGCGAGATTTTAAAAGATCTCAATATAAAACAGGAGACTATCTGTTTTGAGATCTCTGAGAGACATGAGATATCTGACAAATCAGGAATGGAAAGAACACTGCAGCATTATAAAAATGCAAACTTCTGTATAGCCATAGATGACTTTGGAGTTGGGTATGCAGGATATAAGCTTCTTTTTGATTCTACTCCGGATATTATAAAAATAGATAGATATTTTCTCCAAAATATCGACAAAGACACAAAGAAAAAGCAGATGGTAAAAAGCATTACCCATCTTGCTATTGAGCTCGGTATTAAAGTAATTGCAGAGGGTGTTGAAACAGCTGAAGAGTACCTTACCTGTAAAGAGATAGGGTGCAATTTCGTACAAGGTTATTTTGTCCAAAAACCGACAGTTGATGTGAATGAGATACAGAAAAAGTATCACCATGTTATTGACATAATTAAAGAGGATAAACGTAAACGCAAAGGGAATAATCTTTTAAAATATCTTGATAAAATAGAGCCGTTAAGGTCTAAATCTTCTATGCATAAAGTTGTTGATTATTTCAAAGAGAACAATAATACTCCTATGGTACCGGTTATAAATAACAACAATGAACCGGTTGGTATATTTTACGAATCACAGATCAAAGATTATCTCTATTCACCCTATGGAATGTCCCTTTTACTCAATGAAAACAAAGAGACCTCAAAACTCAAAAACTTCATTGCCAAATGCCCTTCAACAGATGTAAGAAGCGATATCTCAACGATCATTGAGCTCTACTCTAAAAACGGGGATACCAACGGAATTATTATCACACAAAATGCAAAATACCTTGGTTTTTTATCTGCAAGCGACATTATTAAACTGATGCATGAAGAAAACCTGATTGCCGCTCGTGATCAAAATCCACTGACAAAAATGCCGGGAAACAGAATTGTCGAGAAAACAATTGCAACGATCTCATGCGATAAAAAGTATCTTTTTTGTTATTTCGATCTCGATAACTTCAAGGCATACAACGATAAATACGGCTTTAGAAACGGTGATCGCATTATCCAACTTTTTGCAGATATTTTACATAAACATCTCCCTCAGGAATACTTTAAAGGTCACATCGGAGGAGATGATTTTTTTGTCTCATCCCAAGATGAAACGGATGGATACCAACAGATAAGAAACCTAATTGAAGAGTTTGAAAATCAAGCAAAAACATTTTACTCGCAAGAGGATAGAGAGAGGGGATATATTATCGCTTCAGATAGAGACGGATTGCAAAAAAAATTTGAATTATTAACCGTTAGTGCATCTCTTTTGTATGTAAATAATGTCGATACATCTCAATTTTCCAACCATATAAATAACATCTTATCAAAGCAAAAAAAGCTTGCAAAAAGTGATAAAACAAAAATTGTTGCAAGCTCTTTACTCTAG
- the glnA gene encoding type I glutamate--ammonia ligase — MGKFVNSVEEFFTFCEENDVQFVDFRFTDIKGAWHHISYRYSAVSAELLENGLPFDGSSIEAWQPINKSDMLLKVDVPTAFLDPFTADPTIIVFCDVYDIYKGQLYEKCPRSIAKKALQHADELGIADAAYFGPENEFFIFDDVKFVDNINEAGYKIDTEEGEWNSGTAYEDMYNTGHRPGTKGGYFPVAPTDSMVDLRAEMMQVLEQVGLEVVLGHHEVAQGQGEIGIVFSDIIGAADNVQKYKYVVKMIAHLNGKTATFMPKPLFGDNGNGMHVHQSLWKDGKNLFYKEGEYGNLSEMALHYAGGIFKHAAAVAAFTNASTNSYKRLLPGFEAPSILTYSSQNRSAACRIPYGAGEKATRIEMRFPDSTACPYLAFAAMMMAGLDGIKNKTIPTGPMDIDLFELSLDEIREKGIVQMPHTLREALEGLIADNDFLKPVFTKDFIDAFQHYQFERQVWPDEGRPTAYEFKTTYQC, encoded by the coding sequence ATGGGAAAATTCGTTAACAGTGTAGAAGAATTTTTCACTTTTTGTGAAGAAAACGATGTTCAGTTTGTAGACTTCAGATTTACAGACATTAAAGGTGCATGGCACCATATTTCTTACCGCTATTCTGCAGTAAGTGCTGAATTATTAGAAAACGGTCTTCCGTTTGACGGTTCATCAATTGAAGCTTGGCAGCCAATTAACAAGTCAGATATGCTTCTTAAAGTAGATGTACCAACTGCTTTCTTAGATCCGTTTACTGCTGATCCAACTATCATCGTATTTTGTGATGTTTACGACATCTACAAAGGACAATTATATGAAAAATGTCCACGTTCAATCGCTAAAAAAGCATTACAACACGCTGATGAGCTTGGTATTGCTGATGCTGCTTACTTCGGACCGGAAAATGAATTCTTCATTTTTGATGATGTTAAATTTGTTGACAATATCAATGAAGCTGGTTACAAAATTGACACTGAAGAGGGTGAATGGAACTCAGGTACTGCTTATGAAGATATGTACAACACTGGTCACCGTCCAGGGACTAAAGGTGGTTACTTCCCGGTAGCTCCAACTGACTCTATGGTAGATCTTCGTGCTGAAATGATGCAAGTTCTAGAGCAAGTTGGTTTAGAAGTTGTTCTTGGTCACCACGAAGTTGCTCAAGGTCAAGGTGAAATCGGTATTGTTTTCTCTGACATTATCGGTGCAGCTGACAACGTTCAAAAATATAAATACGTTGTAAAAATGATCGCTCACCTTAACGGTAAAACTGCTACATTCATGCCAAAACCATTATTTGGTGACAACGGTAACGGTATGCACGTTCACCAATCTCTATGGAAAGATGGTAAAAACTTATTCTACAAAGAGGGTGAGTACGGTAACCTTTCTGAAATGGCTTTACACTATGCTGGTGGTATCTTTAAACATGCTGCTGCAGTTGCTGCATTTACAAATGCTTCAACAAACTCATACAAAAGACTTTTACCAGGTTTCGAAGCGCCAAGTATCTTAACTTACTCTTCTCAAAACCGTTCAGCTGCTTGTCGTATCCCATACGGTGCAGGTGAAAAAGCTACTCGTATCGAGATGAGATTCCCGGATTCAACTGCTTGTCCATACCTTGCATTCGCTGCAATGATGATGGCTGGTCTTGACGGTATCAAAAACAAAACTATCCCAACTGGTCCAATGGATATCGATTTATTCGAACTTTCTTTAGATGAAATTCGTGAAAAAGGTATCGTTCAAATGCCACACACTTTACGTGAAGCACTTGAAGGTTTAATCGCTGATAACGATTTCTTAAAACCAGTATTTACTAAAGACTTTATTGACGCTTTCCAACACTACCAATTCGAGCGTCAAGTATGGCCAGATGAAGGTCGTCCAACAGCATACGAGTTCAAAACAACTTACCAGTGCTAG
- a CDS encoding sensor histidine kinase, with the protein MKNNPFNPENDIVIKRRKNPKGEYAHLNTTELLEAVKKSAHSTHRADLDILLEIFLERYNARQDELDKLNKDLEQRIKDEVQKSKQNQKRFEQQAKMAAMGEMMDAVAHQWKQPLNALSMMGDLLVMDYEAEELTLDSIKQMREDMQVQIDHMITTLSEFRNFFRTKEKNETFGLKRSTQSVALLVKDEFLKNNIEISIVPEHEVLIYGNENEFKHLILNIVNNAKDAFNEREIQNRKIAIDFMKDEQCTYLEISDNAGGIPEHIIKDIFKPEITTKPEGKGTGIGLYMSTQIAQKLGGLLSVKNGNDGAIFQLKIPNVNNV; encoded by the coding sequence ATGAAAAACAATCCATTTAATCCAGAAAATGACATTGTTATAAAACGACGCAAGAACCCTAAAGGTGAGTACGCCCATTTAAATACCACAGAACTTTTAGAAGCTGTCAAAAAAAGTGCTCACTCCACCCACCGTGCCGACTTGGATATCTTACTGGAAATCTTTTTAGAACGTTACAATGCACGTCAAGATGAACTTGATAAACTCAACAAAGATCTCGAACAACGCATTAAAGATGAAGTACAAAAAAGCAAACAAAATCAAAAAAGATTTGAACAACAGGCAAAAATGGCTGCAATGGGTGAGATGATGGATGCAGTAGCCCATCAATGGAAACAACCTCTCAATGCCCTTTCAATGATGGGAGATCTTCTTGTTATGGATTATGAAGCAGAAGAACTTACACTTGATTCTATCAAACAGATGCGTGAAGATATGCAGGTACAGATAGATCACATGATCACAACCCTCAGTGAATTTAGAAACTTCTTCCGTACAAAAGAGAAAAATGAAACGTTCGGACTTAAACGCTCAACTCAGAGTGTAGCACTTCTGGTAAAAGATGAGTTTTTAAAAAACAACATTGAGATCTCTATAGTTCCAGAACATGAAGTACTTATTTACGGAAATGAAAATGAGTTTAAACACCTTATTTTAAATATTGTAAACAATGCAAAAGATGCTTTCAACGAAAGAGAGATCCAAAACCGTAAAATTGCTATAGACTTTATGAAAGACGAGCAGTGTACCTACTTAGAGATCTCCGACAATGCAGGTGGCATTCCAGAACACATCATCAAAGATATTTTCAAACCTGAAATCACTACAAAACCTGAGGGCAAAGGGACCGGCATAGGTCTTTATATGAGTACCCAAATAGCCCAAAAACTAGGTGGCCTTTTAAGTGTTAAGAATGGCAATGACGGTGCTATCTTTCAACTGAAAATTCCAAATGTAAATAATGTATAA